A part of Melittangium boletus DSM 14713 genomic DNA contains:
- a CDS encoding type I polyketide synthase: MDAIAVVGLGCVLPNALRVSDFWTRICAGHLSLAPVPPRAWDHSLYFHPDRTVPDRAYAELGGFVTDFVFDWRKYKVPPADTQKVNPMQWMLLDAGVQALSEVRVLPRDTTGIIVGATSLGNQRDSGMHIRLEDMLDAVRTTDAFRALPLNRQQEVLDTTAQRLRARLKECSDDNVLGSSASVAVGRINMQFDLKGAHYTVDAGYSSSLAALDLAVRGLRDGEFDLAVAGGVSEMLSPLEFIAFSKLGGMSSKGHVRPFSDEADGTLLGEGVALLALKRLEDAQRDGETIYAVLRGVGGSSDGRGKSLVSPRREGQALAMRRALDDAGVDPTGVQYVECHATGTQVGDASEVQALASVYATAEGNSIALGSVKANIGHLRAGAGAAGLLKAVLALHHGQIPPQPGVERVNPRLELERTPFFVPRKAQPFRPGPTPLAAVSSFSFGGNNYHAVLEAWRPSPSRPSAPRRRPNEPLAIIGMGGMFPDAPDVESLWKRLLEGHDATREVPAERWKTERYVHPDRPERSYTKLGCWLEKVPAPTLEMRIPPAAWASLDPSHVVTLISAEQALKDAGFTPDKWDRDRVAISLGFLPNQGIKFLTDARVRWAEFAQELRETMEKSGLPESTWAPLLRTAEARYKEGLPPISEDTLTGYLGCLNAGRIAALYDFHGPHLMTDAACASSLSALHAAWKLLQHREADVVLTGGVWCDMSPEFYVAGCRFNALSARGSSPFSQNADGFVPGEGAGILVLKRLSDAERDGDRIHAVIRSVAGSSDGQGRSVLPPSEMGETLAMRRALAAANVPPPSVDYVECHGTGTALGDVVETKSIHNVYGGEGRAHSLLIGSVKSNIGHLNAAAGVAGMIKVTRALREHRLPHSLKSEPRNPKVPQGIEVVTTPREWPAPADGGPRRAGVNSFGVGGANFHTLLEEYRAPAAKPPREDEKDKTKPREPADAEPRLLAIAGADARACLERLDQMCEQTGALEDTRQTPEGPYRVALTARTREELRKKRDFLRKALETGGDLEFLQQSGIFAAGPDAPLRGAPVAITFPGQGGQYANMLRPLARAYPVVAATLEEADRVYLPLTGRTLTSSFFTEDEKGYKQNDEDIHAAVLLVNVALYRLLRAHGIRAEVLVGQSAGELAALVASGSLTLEEGLRAILGRTRAVLGLPPGKSGQMLALTCSSELVPELLSGLPGYATLAADNGPRACIVSADREAMVRLQERCAAKAIDCTVLAVSHGYHSALIAEARPLYENVLRGVTFRAPSACIVSTIDGADYDGRPLADYPTFLGSQLVEPVRLRHALGEAHRRGARIFIEAGPKWSLTQFTRETLKGRTHGAVASIHPKVGDMEQFKRMVGYTFVNGVGQISADSASGEAGVEQVLLGMPLEGLLEPATALKIALALGREFGVDASGARPENLRTFDAIVSLVEQLRTGLAASGEAPRQAAPAASVPPPPPPPQAQPVTTVQKSITLEAEVRRVLMDTVVAKTGYPEDMLELDLDLEADLGIDTVKQVDIFARTREAFAVQRDPNRALREFNTLRKVIEHIVERVLATQGSSAPAPAPAPAPVSARPRRLPRPRSSPRDHDAGVPHRAHGLRQLPGGARGTRPVAQPLRAGARPDAAQRGGQDGLPGGHAGAGPRPGGRPRHRHRQAGGHLRAHPRGLRRDVRPRPLPARVQHPAQGHRPHRRARADGEGQPRPEPRQGLRAPARVPSPGGAPARGGRRTALGARRAPGPGLAAGGRPERGAEPAGPGGGVTAGSPLSRHGPGAHVGRARPAPAQGPIGRATRHLAISPGGGHLRGLPRRERGGQTRGAPAPGAGHGGPPPVRVPGAGVPGRGGRARVPGPGARGDEGRALVPARRGVHSRGAAGGTCAPRERGRGVRLPVDGAGHRRRGSRGEWRGAHSRLPRHAPIQTGLWARAMAPAPAARAPGGPSPEWTAALRLRGRPGRARPRVTPGRHLGPAV; the protein is encoded by the coding sequence ATGGATGCCATCGCCGTGGTGGGACTGGGCTGTGTCCTGCCAAACGCACTCCGCGTTTCCGACTTCTGGACCCGCATCTGCGCGGGACACCTGTCACTCGCGCCAGTGCCCCCCCGCGCGTGGGACCACTCCCTCTACTTCCATCCGGACCGCACGGTGCCGGACCGCGCCTACGCGGAGCTGGGCGGCTTCGTCACCGACTTCGTCTTCGACTGGCGCAAGTACAAGGTGCCGCCCGCGGACACGCAGAAGGTCAACCCGATGCAGTGGATGCTCCTCGACGCGGGCGTCCAGGCGCTCTCCGAGGTGCGCGTGCTGCCCCGGGACACCACCGGCATCATCGTGGGCGCCACCAGTCTGGGAAACCAGCGCGACAGCGGGATGCACATCCGGCTCGAGGACATGCTGGACGCGGTGCGCACCACCGACGCGTTCCGCGCCCTGCCCCTGAACCGGCAACAGGAAGTGCTGGACACCACCGCCCAGCGCCTGCGCGCGCGCCTCAAGGAGTGCAGCGACGACAACGTCCTGGGCTCCTCGGCCAGCGTGGCCGTCGGGCGCATCAACATGCAGTTCGATCTCAAGGGCGCGCACTACACGGTGGACGCGGGCTACTCCTCGTCCCTGGCGGCCCTGGATCTGGCGGTGCGCGGACTGCGGGACGGGGAGTTCGACCTGGCGGTGGCTGGCGGCGTGAGCGAGATGCTGTCGCCGCTGGAGTTCATCGCCTTCTCCAAGCTCGGCGGCATGTCCAGCAAGGGGCACGTACGGCCCTTCTCCGACGAGGCGGACGGCACGCTCCTGGGCGAGGGCGTGGCGCTCCTCGCCCTCAAGCGGCTGGAGGACGCGCAGCGCGATGGCGAGACCATCTACGCGGTGCTGCGCGGCGTGGGCGGCTCGTCCGACGGGCGGGGCAAGTCGCTCGTGTCGCCCCGGCGCGAGGGCCAGGCGCTGGCCATGCGCCGCGCGCTCGATGACGCCGGGGTGGATCCCACCGGCGTGCAGTACGTGGAGTGCCATGCCACGGGCACCCAGGTGGGAGACGCCAGCGAGGTGCAGGCCCTGGCGAGCGTCTACGCCACCGCGGAGGGCAACTCCATCGCGCTCGGCTCGGTGAAGGCCAACATCGGCCACCTGCGCGCGGGCGCCGGGGCGGCGGGCCTGCTCAAGGCCGTGCTCGCCCTGCACCACGGCCAGATTCCGCCCCAACCGGGCGTGGAGCGCGTCAACCCGCGGCTGGAGCTGGAGCGCACGCCCTTCTTCGTGCCGCGCAAGGCGCAGCCCTTCCGTCCGGGCCCCACGCCCCTCGCGGCCGTGAGCTCCTTCAGCTTCGGCGGCAACAACTACCACGCGGTGCTGGAGGCGTGGCGCCCGAGCCCCTCCCGCCCGAGCGCGCCGCGCCGGCGTCCCAACGAGCCCCTGGCCATCATCGGCATGGGCGGCATGTTCCCGGACGCCCCGGACGTGGAATCGCTCTGGAAGCGGCTGCTCGAGGGACACGACGCCACGCGCGAGGTGCCCGCCGAGCGGTGGAAGACCGAGCGCTACGTGCACCCGGATCGCCCGGAGCGCTCGTACACGAAGCTCGGCTGCTGGCTGGAGAAGGTGCCCGCCCCCACGCTGGAGATGCGGATTCCCCCCGCGGCCTGGGCGTCGTTGGATCCCTCGCACGTGGTGACGCTCATCAGCGCCGAGCAGGCCCTCAAGGACGCGGGCTTCACGCCGGACAAGTGGGATCGGGACCGGGTGGCCATCTCGCTCGGCTTCCTGCCCAACCAGGGCATCAAGTTCCTCACCGACGCGCGCGTGCGCTGGGCCGAGTTCGCCCAGGAGCTGCGCGAGACGATGGAGAAGTCCGGCCTGCCCGAGTCCACGTGGGCCCCGCTGCTGCGCACCGCGGAGGCGCGCTACAAGGAGGGCCTGCCGCCCATCAGCGAGGACACCCTCACCGGCTACCTGGGCTGCCTCAACGCCGGCCGCATCGCGGCGCTGTACGACTTCCACGGGCCGCACCTGATGACGGACGCGGCGTGCGCCAGCTCGCTCTCCGCGCTCCACGCCGCCTGGAAGCTGTTGCAGCACCGCGAGGCGGATGTGGTGCTCACCGGCGGCGTGTGGTGCGACATGTCGCCCGAGTTCTACGTGGCCGGCTGCCGCTTCAACGCCCTGTCGGCCCGGGGCAGCTCGCCCTTCTCCCAGAACGCGGACGGCTTCGTGCCGGGCGAGGGCGCGGGCATCCTCGTGCTCAAGCGGCTCTCGGACGCCGAGCGCGATGGAGATCGCATCCACGCCGTCATCCGCTCCGTGGCGGGCTCCAGTGACGGCCAGGGCCGCTCGGTGCTGCCGCCGAGCGAGATGGGCGAGACGCTCGCCATGCGCCGGGCCCTGGCCGCCGCGAACGTGCCGCCGCCGAGCGTGGACTACGTGGAGTGCCACGGCACGGGCACCGCGCTCGGCGACGTGGTGGAGACGAAGTCCATCCACAACGTCTATGGCGGTGAGGGCCGTGCCCACTCCCTGCTCATCGGCTCGGTGAAGTCCAACATCGGCCACCTCAACGCGGCGGCGGGCGTGGCCGGGATGATCAAGGTCACCCGCGCCCTGCGCGAGCACCGCCTGCCCCACTCGCTCAAGAGCGAGCCGCGCAACCCCAAGGTTCCCCAGGGCATCGAGGTGGTGACCACGCCCCGCGAGTGGCCCGCCCCCGCGGACGGTGGCCCCCGCCGCGCGGGCGTGAATTCCTTCGGTGTGGGCGGCGCCAACTTCCACACCCTCCTGGAGGAATACCGCGCCCCGGCCGCGAAGCCGCCCCGCGAGGACGAGAAGGACAAGACGAAGCCGAGGGAGCCGGCCGACGCGGAGCCCCGGTTGCTCGCCATCGCGGGAGCGGACGCCCGGGCCTGCCTGGAGCGGTTGGACCAGATGTGCGAGCAGACGGGCGCGCTGGAGGACACGCGCCAGACGCCCGAGGGGCCCTACCGCGTGGCCCTCACGGCGCGCACCCGCGAGGAGCTGCGCAAGAAGCGCGACTTCCTGCGCAAGGCGCTCGAGACGGGTGGGGACCTGGAGTTCCTCCAGCAGTCCGGCATCTTCGCGGCGGGCCCGGACGCGCCCCTGCGCGGCGCTCCGGTGGCCATCACCTTCCCGGGCCAGGGCGGCCAGTACGCCAACATGCTGCGGCCGCTCGCGCGCGCCTACCCGGTGGTGGCCGCCACGCTCGAGGAGGCGGACCGCGTCTACCTGCCCCTCACCGGACGCACGCTCACCAGCAGCTTCTTCACCGAGGACGAGAAGGGCTACAAGCAGAACGACGAGGACATCCACGCGGCCGTCCTGCTCGTCAACGTGGCGCTCTACCGCCTGCTGCGCGCCCACGGCATCCGCGCGGAGGTGCTCGTCGGCCAGAGCGCGGGCGAGCTCGCGGCGCTGGTGGCCTCGGGCAGCCTGACGCTGGAGGAGGGCCTGCGCGCCATCCTCGGGCGCACGCGGGCCGTGCTGGGGCTGCCTCCCGGCAAGTCCGGACAGATGCTGGCGCTCACGTGCTCCTCCGAGCTGGTGCCCGAGCTGCTCTCGGGCCTGCCCGGCTACGCCACGCTGGCCGCGGACAACGGGCCCCGCGCCTGCATCGTGTCCGCGGATCGCGAGGCGATGGTCCGGCTCCAGGAGCGCTGCGCCGCGAAGGCCATCGATTGCACGGTGCTCGCCGTCTCCCACGGCTACCACTCGGCGCTCATCGCGGAGGCCCGGCCCCTCTATGAGAACGTGCTGCGGGGCGTGACGTTCCGCGCTCCCTCCGCGTGCATCGTGTCCACCATCGACGGCGCGGACTACGACGGGCGGCCCCTCGCGGACTACCCCACGTTCCTCGGCAGCCAGCTCGTCGAGCCCGTGCGGCTGCGGCACGCGCTCGGCGAGGCGCACCGCCGGGGCGCGCGCATCTTCATCGAAGCGGGACCCAAGTGGTCCCTCACCCAATTCACCCGCGAGACACTCAAGGGCCGAACCCATGGTGCCGTCGCGTCGATTCACCCCAAGGTAGGTGACATGGAACAGTTCAAACGCATGGTGGGATACACCTTCGTCAACGGTGTGGGGCAGATCTCCGCGGACAGCGCGAGCGGCGAGGCCGGCGTCGAGCAGGTGCTGCTCGGCATGCCCCTGGAGGGTTTGCTCGAGCCCGCCACCGCCTTGAAGATCGCCCTGGCCCTGGGCCGGGAGTTCGGCGTGGACGCCTCGGGCGCGCGGCCGGAGAACCTGCGCACGTTCGATGCCATCGTCTCCCTGGTGGAGCAGCTGCGCACGGGCCTGGCCGCGAGCGGTGAGGCGCCCCGGCAGGCCGCCCCCGCCGCCAGCGTGCCTCCGCCGCCTCCGCCCCCCCAGGCCCAGCCCGTCACGACGGTGCAGAAGTCCATCACGCTGGAGGCCGAGGTGCGGCGCGTGCTGATGGACACTGTGGTGGCCAAGACGGGCTACCCGGAGGACATGCTGGAGCTGGACCTCGACTTGGAGGCCGACCTCGGCATCGACACCGTCAAGCAGGTGGACATCTTCGCGCGCACCCGCGAGGCCTTCGCCGTGCAGCGGGATCCCAACCGCGCCCTGCGCGAGTTCAACACCCTGCGCAAGGTCATCGAGCACATCGTCGAGCGCGTCCTCGCCACCCAGGGCTCCTCCGCCCCGGCCCCGGCGCCAGCCCCGGCGCCCGTCTCGGCCCGGCCCCGCCGCCTCCCCCGCCCCCGCTCCAGCCCCCGTGACCATGACGCCGGTGTTCCCCACCGCGCCCATGGCCTCCGGCAGCTTCCCGGCGGTGCCCGCGGGACTCGCCCTGTCGCTCAACCTCTTCGAGCAGGTGCGCGACCTGATGCTGCTCAACGTGGTGGCCAAGACGGGCTACCCGGAGGACATGCTGGAGCTGGACCTCGACCTGGAGGCCGACCTCGGCATCGACACCGTCAAGCAGGTGGACATCTTCGCGCGCACCCGCGAGGCCTTCGGCGCGACGTGCGACCCCGCCCGCTCCCTGCGCGAGTTCAACACCCTGCGCAAGGCCATCGACCACATCGTCGAGCGCGCGCGGATGGCGAAGGGCAACCCCGCCCCGAGCCCCGCCAAGGCCTCCGCGCCCCCGCCCGCGTCCCTTCCCCAGGAGGCGCCCCGGCGCGTGGAGGCCGGAGGACAGCGCTCGGTGCGCGACGCGCTCCTGGCCCTGGACTTGCGGCAGGTGGGCGCCCGGAGCGAGGAGCTGAGCCGGCTGGGCCAGGCGGTGGCGTCACGGCTGGGAGCCCCCTCTCCCGACATGGGCCAGGTGCGCACGTTGGGCGAGCTCGTCCAGCACCTGCGCAAGGACCGATAGGACGTGCAACCCGACACCTCGCAATATCCCCTGGTGGAGGACATCTCCGAGGTCTTCCGCGGCGAGAACGCGGTGGCCAAACGCGAGGTGCGCCTGCCCCCGGAGCTGGACACGGAGGGCCGCCCCCTGTCCGCGTCCCTGGAGCTGGAGTTCCTGGCCGAGGTGGGCGCGCTCGTGTACCCGGACCGGGTGCTCGTGGGGATGAGGGACGTGCACTGGTTCCTGCGCGCCGCGGAGTGCACTCCCGCGGCGCGGCTGGTGGGACGTGCGCGCCGCGAGAGCGAGGGCGAGGTGTCCGTCTTCCTGTCGATGGAGCCGGTCACCGCCGGCGCGGCTCCCGAGGAGAGTGGCGAGGAGCCCATTCCCGTCTGCCGCGCCACGCTCCAATTCAAACAGGCCTATGGGCCCGCGCCATGGCCCCAGCACCAGCAGCTCGCGCCCCGGGCGGACCCTCCCCAGAATGGACGGCAGCTCTACGCCTCCGCGGGAGGCCTGGGCGAGCGCGTCCCCGAGTCACTCCAGGTCGTCACCTGGGCCCGGCTGTATGA
- a CDS encoding DUF5335 family protein, whose translation MAYTVEIPKQEWFSYFELLSERAVSHPVRISVEASELGDQILNRRLPLMGIDVETKGPSSGSIEVTLGDMHQEFMHHVDAPTQVFLMMDDSGNIDCICMMSDDESKTLLFFEGEEKVQAWYHSEQAKAEEHMSGL comes from the coding sequence ATGGCTTACACAGTGGAAATTCCGAAACAGGAGTGGTTCAGCTACTTCGAGCTCTTGAGCGAGCGCGCGGTGAGCCATCCGGTGCGCATCAGTGTGGAGGCGAGTGAGCTGGGCGACCAGATCTTGAACCGTCGGCTTCCCCTGATGGGGATCGACGTGGAGACGAAGGGTCCCAGCTCGGGAAGCATCGAGGTGACGCTGGGGGACATGCACCAGGAGTTCATGCACCACGTGGACGCTCCCACGCAGGTCTTCCTGATGATGGATGACAGCGGGAACATCGACTGCATCTGCATGATGTCGGACGACGAGAGCAAGACGCTCCTCTTCTTCGAGGGAGAGGAGAAGGTGCAGGCCTGGTACCACTCGGAGCAGGCCAAGGCCGAGGAGCACATGTCCGGCCTGTGA
- a CDS encoding ABC transporter substrate-binding protein produces the protein MRTRLLMGVLSVLATGCSFTTAAGLEECETSAECGADKVCTQGVCLPLPTGCGQVYGRAEAGDIALGGLFPIHSGTAAGAPVDESDEQAFNAALLAMEQVNGRGVNGKQFTLYLCDTGGDDERARIQADWLVKEKKVSAVIAAGSSQSYGVAQAVTIPNNVLLMSYSASSPELTVLPDTNGGTVGLVWRTSPSDAIQGSVIAQLLRGTDSRFGNPKKVGILYVNETYGQGLKDIIATRLNVAPALDNRSIPYPRRGNVKDAVQELNAYDPDLTVVVGFSDDVTNILVEAANQPNLKRDSGHRWFFSDSVKDLGLLANATASAQAQGVYGTAPAQGTGQAFNSFRDAFLSRFKKDPSAYAYTSNAYDAMYLLTLSASYALNNGGEVTGPKMAEGLTKVSNGQGALQLTSTNFTPLVAELAAGRSVNVDGASGKLDFDANGEAPAPMELWQVQGGNFVTIPPTIEPPPNNP, from the coding sequence ATGCGCACGCGGTTGCTGATGGGAGTGTTGTCCGTGCTGGCCACCGGGTGCAGCTTCACCACGGCCGCCGGGCTCGAGGAGTGTGAGACGAGCGCCGAGTGCGGAGCGGACAAGGTCTGCACCCAGGGCGTGTGTCTGCCGCTGCCCACCGGCTGTGGACAGGTGTACGGCCGCGCCGAGGCGGGAGACATTGCCCTGGGCGGCCTGTTCCCCATCCACTCCGGCACCGCGGCGGGCGCGCCCGTGGACGAGTCGGACGAGCAGGCGTTCAACGCCGCGCTGCTCGCGATGGAGCAGGTCAACGGCCGGGGCGTCAACGGCAAGCAGTTCACCCTGTACCTGTGTGACACCGGAGGAGACGACGAGCGCGCGCGGATCCAGGCCGACTGGCTGGTAAAGGAGAAGAAGGTCTCGGCGGTGATAGCGGCGGGCAGCAGCCAGTCCTACGGGGTGGCCCAGGCGGTGACCATTCCCAACAACGTGCTCCTCATGAGCTACAGCGCCTCCTCGCCCGAGTTGACGGTGCTGCCGGACACGAACGGAGGGACGGTGGGGCTCGTGTGGCGCACCTCGCCCTCGGACGCCATCCAAGGGAGCGTCATCGCGCAACTGCTGCGCGGCACGGACTCGCGCTTCGGCAACCCGAAGAAGGTGGGCATCCTGTACGTGAACGAGACCTACGGACAGGGGCTCAAGGACATCATCGCCACCCGGCTCAACGTGGCCCCAGCGCTGGACAACCGGAGCATCCCCTATCCCCGGCGCGGGAACGTGAAGGACGCGGTGCAGGAGCTCAACGCGTACGACCCGGATCTCACCGTGGTGGTGGGCTTCTCGGATGATGTCACCAACATCCTCGTGGAGGCCGCCAACCAGCCCAACCTCAAGCGCGACTCGGGCCACCGCTGGTTCTTCTCCGACAGCGTGAAGGACCTGGGCCTGCTGGCCAACGCCACGGCTTCCGCCCAGGCCCAGGGCGTCTACGGCACCGCGCCCGCGCAGGGCACGGGCCAGGCCTTCAACTCCTTCCGGGACGCCTTCCTGAGCCGCTTCAAGAAGGACCCGAGCGCCTACGCCTATACCTCCAACGCCTACGACGCCATGTACCTGCTGACCCTGAGCGCGTCCTACGCCCTGAACAATGGGGGAGAGGTGACAGGACCGAAGATGGCCGAGGGGCTGACCAAGGTCTCCAATGGCCAGGGCGCCCTCCAGCTCACCAGCACCAACTTCACCCCGCTCGTGGCGGAGCTCGCCGCGGGCCGGAGCGTCAACGTGGATGGCGCCAGCGGCAAGCTGGACTTCGACGCCAACGGCGAGGCCCCCGCGCCCATGGAGTTGTGGCAGGTGCAGGGCGGCAACTTCGTCACCATCCCGCCGACCATCGAGCCGCCTCCCAACAATCCCTGA
- a CDS encoding tetratricopeptide repeat protein, with translation MRMAPVLLAALLLAPVPVHAQRAGSSRNPKELIKQAEKLFEQKKYLEAAEALAKAHELAPDSRLIYNMARAYDQAGQASEAISYYEQYMTEGDDAQLRKRARSSVDRLRLQQEREAAAAAEVEAERKRLQEEADAAQRRARQEREAARQAEEANQQRLAAAYQDSLSARRRMQVTSFALGGVALAGVGVGTIFGLKAREARSAFDNAATLNDKVAARDETRSNALLADIGFGVGIVSAVAAVLLYPKDVPPPAGQARLISAPAGSGAGVEVRF, from the coding sequence CCTGTTGCTCGCCCCCGTCCCGGTCCACGCCCAGCGTGCTGGTTCCTCGCGCAATCCCAAGGAGCTCATCAAACAGGCCGAGAAGCTCTTCGAGCAGAAGAAGTACCTGGAGGCGGCCGAGGCGCTCGCGAAGGCCCACGAGCTCGCCCCCGACTCCCGGCTCATCTACAACATGGCGCGCGCGTACGATCAGGCCGGCCAGGCGAGCGAGGCCATCTCCTACTACGAGCAGTACATGACGGAGGGGGATGACGCGCAGCTGCGCAAGCGCGCGCGCTCGTCGGTGGACCGGCTGCGCCTGCAACAGGAGCGCGAGGCGGCGGCCGCGGCCGAGGTGGAGGCCGAGCGCAAGCGCCTGCAGGAGGAAGCGGACGCGGCCCAGCGCCGCGCGCGGCAGGAGCGCGAGGCGGCGCGGCAGGCGGAGGAGGCCAATCAACAGCGGCTCGCCGCGGCGTACCAGGACTCGCTCTCCGCGCGCCGGCGCATGCAGGTGACGTCCTTCGCGCTGGGCGGCGTGGCGCTGGCGGGAGTGGGCGTGGGCACCATCTTCGGCCTGAAGGCCCGCGAGGCCCGCTCGGCCTTCGACAACGCGGCCACCTTGAACGACAAGGTCGCGGCCCGGGACGAGACCCGGAGCAACGCGCTGCTGGCGGACATCGGCTTCGGGGTGGGAATCGTGAGCGCCGTGGCGGCCGTGCTGCTCTATCCCAAGGACGTCCCGCCTCCCGCCGGGCAGGCGCGGTTGATCTCCGCGCCCGCGGGCTCGGGAGCGGGCGTGGAGGTGAGGTTCTGA